From a single Cytophagales bacterium WSM2-2 genomic region:
- a CDS encoding tryptophan 2,3-dioxygenase, with the protein MSNPIDPVLHEQLQKLQQKYAAMGQDLSSYLDGLLYSDYLTYWDYIHLDTLLSLQTPKTQFPDEKVFIVYHQITELYLNLILWEIEQIANHSQLTEKFFCERLDRMINYFRQLVTSFGVMVDGMERDQFLKFRMSLLPASGFQSGQYRMVEICSTDMINIVNTDDRETLKNVTDINQLIEKLYWRSGATELATGKKTLTLKQFEEKYIKEFKELGEKHRDKNLRQLYLKNFPTSVEVQKRLREFDELSNVKWPLSHLKSAARYLQKDPEDIKATGGTNWQKYLPPRFQKIIFFPELWNEKEKQEWGKAGLMMD; encoded by the coding sequence ATGTCTAATCCAATTGACCCCGTTTTGCACGAACAACTTCAGAAACTGCAGCAGAAATATGCAGCCATGGGACAGGACCTTTCTTCCTATCTCGATGGACTTTTATACTCTGACTACCTCACTTATTGGGATTATATCCACTTGGATACACTGTTGAGCCTTCAGACACCGAAGACACAATTTCCGGACGAGAAAGTTTTTATTGTCTACCACCAGATTACAGAATTGTATTTAAACCTCATCCTTTGGGAGATCGAACAGATTGCAAATCATTCACAGTTGACTGAAAAGTTCTTCTGCGAAAGACTCGACCGGATGATCAACTATTTCCGTCAGCTTGTCACCTCGTTTGGTGTTATGGTGGACGGGATGGAACGTGACCAATTCCTGAAATTCAGAATGTCATTGCTTCCGGCTTCAGGATTTCAGTCGGGGCAATACCGGATGGTCGAGATATGTTCCACGGACATGATCAATATTGTGAACACGGATGACCGTGAGACCTTGAAAAACGTCACCGACATTAACCAGTTGATTGAAAAACTGTATTGGCGAAGCGGAGCAACTGAACTAGCCACTGGTAAAAAGACATTGACATTAAAACAATTTGAAGAGAAGTACATCAAAGAATTTAAAGAATTAGGTGAAAAGCACAGGGATAAAAACCTTCGCCAGCTTTATTTGAAGAATTTCCCTACTTCGGTTGAAGTACAGAAACGCCTTCGCGAATTTGACGAGCTTTCCAACGTTAAATGGCCTTTATCTCACTTGAAATCTGCCGCCAGGTATTTACAAAAAGACCCTGAAGACATCAAAGCAACCGGCGGAACCAACTGGCAGAAGTACTTGCCACCCCGCTTCCAGAAAATTATCTTCTTCCCGGAGCTTTGGAATGAGAAAGAAAAGCAGGAGTGGGGCAAAGCCGGTCTTATGATGGATTAA
- a CDS encoding aminopeptidase → MRLLLPILLLLCTLVASAQSLPKPVIDAEITKMVKEVSPDSIRSHIEKMVSFGTRHTLSDTVSATTGIGAARRWVAMKFRQFRKQTGANMTVELDACEIKPSQRVPRKMTIKNVVGTLKGTDPNDDRVILISGHLDSRATNVMDSVTTAPGANDDASGVAVVLELARVMTKRKFPCTIIFVAVQGEEQGLLGARCLAEKLKGNKVNLIAMLNNDIVGNSTASETGDKNDKTVRLFSEMIPSAETDDEKRIRESLKSENDSQSRQLVRYIKEVAEPYLKNFTVTMNMRPDRYLRGGDHTPFLQNGFSAVRFTEYNENFNQQHQNVRTDNGKEFGDLPKFVDYPYCANVARLNLSTVASLAYAPGKPQNVKMKVNLDNMTYLTWEAPKSGPKPKGYYVLMRETYQPFWEKKILVTDLKADLPYSKDNFFFAVQAVGEKEFLSQPVLPVPSRGN, encoded by the coding sequence ATGCGCTTACTTTTACCGATCCTTTTATTGTTGTGCACGCTAGTTGCTTCTGCACAGTCGCTACCAAAACCTGTAATTGATGCCGAGATCACCAAGATGGTCAAGGAAGTCTCTCCCGACAGTATCCGGAGTCATATTGAAAAGATGGTGAGCTTCGGCACACGCCATACATTGAGCGACACTGTGAGTGCTACCACCGGTATCGGTGCTGCCCGAAGATGGGTGGCGATGAAGTTCCGTCAATTCAGAAAACAAACGGGTGCGAATATGACGGTAGAGCTTGACGCCTGCGAGATCAAACCTTCGCAACGTGTACCGCGCAAGATGACTATAAAGAATGTGGTAGGGACTTTGAAAGGTACGGACCCCAATGACGACAGGGTAATCTTAATTAGCGGTCATTTGGATTCTCGTGCTACCAATGTGATGGACAGCGTAACAACTGCACCCGGAGCCAATGATGATGCTTCTGGTGTTGCCGTTGTGCTTGAACTCGCCCGTGTGATGACAAAACGCAAATTCCCCTGCACAATCATATTTGTTGCTGTTCAAGGCGAAGAGCAAGGACTCCTGGGCGCTCGTTGCCTGGCAGAGAAACTGAAAGGCAACAAAGTGAACCTCATTGCCATGCTCAACAATGATATCGTGGGCAACTCGACTGCCAGCGAAACAGGTGATAAAAACGACAAGACTGTGAGGCTCTTCAGTGAAATGATCCCTTCGGCAGAAACCGATGATGAGAAAAGAATACGCGAATCTTTGAAGTCGGAGAATGATAGCCAATCACGCCAACTGGTACGCTACATCAAAGAAGTAGCGGAACCTTACCTTAAGAATTTCACCGTAACCATGAACATGCGCCCTGACCGCTACCTGCGCGGTGGTGATCATACACCTTTTCTTCAAAATGGATTCTCGGCTGTTCGCTTCACTGAATACAATGAAAACTTCAACCAGCAACATCAAAACGTTCGCACAGACAACGGAAAAGAATTTGGTGACTTGCCAAAGTTCGTTGACTACCCGTATTGTGCGAACGTTGCGCGACTGAACCTTTCCACAGTCGCGTCACTTGCTTACGCTCCGGGGAAACCACAAAATGTGAAGATGAAAGTAAACCTCGACAACATGACCTACCTCACATGGGAAGCTCCAAAGTCGGGACCGAAGCCTAAAGGATATTATGTGTTGATGCGCGAAACATACCAGCCATTCTGGGAAAAGAAAATACTTGTCACCGATCTCAAAGCCGATCTCCCCTACTCAAAAGATAATTTCTTCTTTGCCGTACAGGCTGTTGGAGAAAAAGAGTTCTTGAGCCAGCCGGTGTTGCCTGTGCCATCAAGAGGGAATTAA
- the folE2_1 gene encoding GTP cyclohydrolase 1 translates to MQNTSLSPLALVNELDQDIHSPFLEDSDEKKIEIIAHHFAIIMETLGLDLNDDSLRDTPRRVAKMYVNEIFSGLNPDNKPEISLFENTYRYQEMLVEKDITLYSYCEHHFVPIIGKAHVAYIPNGKVIGLSKINRLVNYYSKRPQVQERLTTQIVEGLKEALATEDVAVVIEATHLCVASRGIQDTNSSTRTCFYSGKFEEERTRSEFLAYLR, encoded by the coding sequence ATGCAAAACACTTCCCTCAGCCCCCTCGCTCTGGTCAATGAACTTGATCAGGATATTCATTCCCCGTTTTTAGAAGACTCCGATGAAAAGAAAATAGAGATCATTGCACACCATTTCGCCATCATCATGGAAACGCTCGGCCTGGACCTGAATGATGATAGCCTGAGGGACACGCCCAGGCGTGTGGCTAAAATGTACGTCAACGAGATATTCAGCGGGCTCAATCCTGATAACAAACCGGAGATCAGTCTCTTCGAGAACACCTATCGTTACCAGGAGATGCTTGTGGAGAAAGACATTACCCTTTACTCTTATTGTGAGCATCACTTCGTGCCTATCATCGGCAAAGCTCATGTGGCTTATATTCCTAACGGAAAAGTGATTGGTCTTTCTAAGATAAACAGGCTGGTTAATTATTATTCAAAACGCCCGCAGGTTCAGGAGCGGCTCACCACGCAAATTGTGGAGGGATTGAAAGAAGCACTGGCTACGGAAGATGTGGCGGTTGTGATTGAGGCCACACACTTGTGTGTTGCTTCCCGTGGTATACAGGATACGAACAGCAGCACCCGGACTTGTTTCTATTCAGGAAAGTTTGAGGAGGAGAGGACGAGGTCGGAGTTTTTGGCCTACTTAAGATAG
- a CDS encoding 3-oxoacyl-ACP reductase, protein MDLGLKNKVALVLASSKGLGKAVALELAREGAKVIICGTDTTALKNTEAEIQAIAVGNVHSAVCDITDESQRKKLVEQSEKAFGGVDILVTNTGGPAAGTFEQFKLDDWKHFYNLMFLSAVDIIQQVLPGMKKKGFGRILTITSITLRQPVDNLISSNAVRTSLLGLTKSLSNELGPFGITVNSLLPGYTTTDRLENLIQKNPKVNEVKETIPLRRFGTPEEFAAAAAFLVSERASYITGQALAVDGGWIKGY, encoded by the coding sequence TTGGATTTAGGACTTAAAAACAAAGTTGCACTCGTACTGGCCTCAAGTAAAGGCTTGGGTAAAGCTGTTGCACTGGAACTTGCCAGGGAAGGTGCCAAAGTAATTATCTGCGGAACTGATACAACTGCACTAAAGAATACCGAAGCTGAAATTCAGGCAATCGCTGTTGGGAATGTTCATTCTGCAGTTTGTGATATTACCGATGAGTCTCAACGAAAAAAACTGGTTGAACAAAGTGAGAAAGCATTTGGTGGCGTTGACATTCTTGTCACAAACACCGGTGGGCCAGCTGCTGGGACTTTTGAGCAATTCAAACTTGATGACTGGAAACATTTTTACAACCTGATGTTTCTCAGTGCAGTTGATATTATTCAACAAGTCCTTCCGGGAATGAAGAAGAAAGGGTTCGGGCGCATTCTGACAATTACATCCATCACACTGCGTCAGCCTGTCGATAATCTCATATCATCAAATGCCGTTCGAACGAGCTTACTGGGCTTGACTAAGAGTTTGTCAAACGAACTGGGACCATTCGGGATCACAGTGAATAGTTTGTTACCCGGATACACTACAACTGACCGGCTGGAAAATTTGATTCAGAAAAATCCGAAAGTAAACGAAGTAAAAGAAACCATTCCCCTCAGGAGATTTGGCACTCCGGAGGAGTTTGCCGCAGCAGCTGCTTTTTTGGTAAGTGAGCGCGCCAGCTACATCACAGGCCAGGCCCTGGCAGTGGATGGCGGATGGATCAAGGGATATTGA
- a CDS encoding response regulator transcription factor: protein MNANGNTMPINIGLVEDQQLFREGMKAILSTDPDFKIIFESVDGHSVVGKLKECKVLPDVLLVDFSLPPFEGKEFNGTNVTTAVRSTFPEIKILILSVHNSEHFIAQVIEQGAHGYLVKDSDPQEVFDAIHSVHKKGSYINEMALRAIQNNMYKSRPAANPDQSGLSKREIEILAMICQQLTAEEIAEKLFISVKTVNGHRANLLQKTGSKNTAGLVIHALKNNLVRLS from the coding sequence TTGAATGCGAACGGAAATACCATGCCTATCAATATCGGTTTAGTGGAGGATCAACAACTTTTCAGAGAAGGGATGAAAGCCATTCTATCGACTGATCCTGATTTCAAAATTATCTTTGAATCCGTTGACGGGCACTCGGTTGTCGGTAAATTAAAAGAGTGTAAAGTTCTCCCGGATGTTCTCCTCGTTGATTTTTCACTCCCTCCTTTTGAGGGGAAAGAATTCAACGGAACAAATGTCACCACCGCAGTACGGAGTACATTTCCCGAAATTAAAATATTGATCCTTTCGGTTCACAACAGCGAACACTTCATAGCACAAGTTATTGAGCAAGGTGCCCACGGCTATCTTGTTAAAGACTCCGACCCGCAGGAAGTGTTTGATGCCATCCATTCGGTACACAAGAAAGGCTCGTATATCAATGAGATGGCGTTGAGAGCCATTCAAAATAACATGTACAAATCCAGGCCCGCTGCTAACCCCGATCAATCGGGTTTGAGTAAACGGGAAATTGAAATATTAGCAATGATCTGCCAGCAACTGACAGCCGAGGAAATTGCCGAAAAGCTTTTTATAAGTGTAAAGACCGTCAATGGTCACCGCGCCAATCTTCTGCAAAAGACCGGTTCAAAAAACACTGCCGGCCTGGTGATTCATGCACTGAAGAATAATCTTGTTCGCCTCTCCTGA
- the ilvK gene encoding branched-chain-amino-acid aminotransferase 2, whose amino-acid sequence MDIKITKTTNSKLKDIDFNNIPFGKHTSDHMFVMDYANGKWGDFRIIPYQGFVLDPQSKALQYCQCIFEGMKATMSKEGPMLLRPDLNIDRFNHSAERMCMATVPTDMFLKALKTLIALDADWIPKAEGSALYVRPTMFATEASLGVTPSETYTFYIYTGPVQPYFTTPVRLVTEQVLIRAVPGGTGEAKTGGNYAGSLMASQLAKQKGYDQIIWLESPDFKKIQEAGMMNLFFVIGDTVITPRLTGAVLKGTTRNYFMDILEEKKIKVEARDIYIDEILEAYQKGTLKEAFGSGTAAVVSHIAEITHGSTKMVLPKENNISKMLFDEINGLRSGRISDKRNWLVPILK is encoded by the coding sequence ATGGACATTAAGATCACAAAGACCACCAATTCGAAGTTGAAAGACATCGACTTCAACAATATCCCTTTCGGAAAGCACACTTCTGATCATATGTTCGTGATGGACTATGCCAACGGTAAATGGGGCGACTTCCGGATCATCCCCTACCAGGGATTTGTACTCGATCCACAATCGAAAGCTTTGCAATATTGCCAGTGCATATTCGAGGGAATGAAAGCCACCATGAGCAAAGAGGGGCCGATGTTGCTTCGCCCCGACCTGAACATCGACCGGTTCAATCATTCAGCCGAACGCATGTGCATGGCCACCGTTCCTACGGACATGTTTCTCAAGGCACTAAAGACACTGATTGCATTGGACGCTGACTGGATACCCAAAGCAGAGGGCAGCGCACTTTATGTACGCCCGACTATGTTCGCTACGGAAGCTTCATTAGGCGTCACTCCTTCCGAGACTTATACTTTCTACATCTACACAGGTCCTGTTCAGCCCTACTTTACCACTCCCGTCAGGTTAGTCACCGAACAAGTATTGATCCGTGCCGTGCCGGGAGGAACCGGAGAAGCAAAAACGGGTGGCAACTATGCCGGGTCTTTGATGGCCAGCCAACTCGCCAAGCAAAAAGGATATGACCAGATCATCTGGCTCGAAAGCCCTGACTTCAAAAAGATACAGGAAGCAGGTATGATGAATTTGTTTTTTGTAATCGGGGATACTGTAATCACACCTCGCCTGACCGGAGCTGTATTGAAAGGCACCACTCGCAACTATTTCATGGACATCCTGGAAGAGAAAAAAATTAAAGTAGAAGCACGGGACATTTACATCGATGAAATCCTGGAAGCTTACCAAAAAGGAACACTGAAAGAAGCCTTCGGATCAGGAACCGCAGCAGTGGTTTCTCATATTGCTGAAATTACACATGGCTCTACTAAAATGGTTCTGCCGAAGGAAAACAACATCAGCAAGATGCTCTTTGATGAGATCAACGGACTGCGCTCCGGGCGCATCAGTGACAAACGCAATTGGTTAGTACCTATTCTCAAATAA